CCATCCCTTCCATAACTTCGGGAATATATCCAGTTCTTCCCTCGATATTTGTCTTTTGGCAAAATTCCCACTTTTCTCTGTGGGTCTTTTTGAGTTCTTTTCTATTCTTATGGAGTGCTCCTTTACTATCACACATAATAATATTTTCTGGATTGGCTCCATAAGCAATTATCATCCTGGCAGTACTTATATTAGCTGCCCCTGCCCCTACCATGGCAATCTTCACTTTTTCTATTTTCTTACCCACGATTTTAAGACTATTAATTAGACCAGCCAGAGTTACAGCAGCTGTTCCCTGTTGGTCGTCATGCCAGACAGGAATTTCACATTCTTTCCTAAGGCGACGTAGTATCTCAAAACATTTTGGTTGGGCAATATCTTCAAGGTTTATACCACCAAATGATGGTTGTAGTAACTTTACAGTGTGAATGAACTCTTCCATGTCTTTAGTATCCAGACAGAGAGGGAAAGCATCTACGCCTCCCAGGTACTTGAAAAGGAGCGCCTTCCCTTCCATAACCGGCAAAGCTGCTTCCGGACCGATATCTCCCAGACCCAACACCCTGGTTCCATCAGAAATAACCGCCACAGTATTCCATTTGTTAGTGTAGGTGTAGACTAAATTTTTGTCTTTATGAATAGCCTTGCAAGGCGCTGCTACGCCAGGAGTATACCAGATTGCAAAATCATCAAAATTTCTCACACAGCACTTTGCTACTATCTTAATTTTCCCCCGATAAAAGGGATGCAGTCTCATCGCTTCTTTTGCTGGTTGGCTGGCTTTAGCCAAAAGTTCCTTTTCATCTACCATAGCACGTCTCCAGTTCCTCTGTAGTGTAGCCCTTTATGGGCGTAATTCTTACTTGGGCGACCATAAAGGTCGCCCCTACGCGACCCCAAAATCATTACGGGGACAAGCCCCTACACTACCAAATGACGCGGAGCTATCGCTCCGCTACTCCTTTTTTGTGATTTTTTGGGGGTGTGTTTAGAACTGTTTCAAAAATCTACGGTCATTCTCGAAGAACAAGCGCATGTCATCTATGCCATATCTCAACATGGCAATCCTCTCCACACCCATGCCAAAAGCAAAGCCAGTGTACTTCTTCGTATCGTACTTCACAAATTCAAACACTCTAGGATTGACCATGCCCGCACCCAGAATTTCCAACCATCCACTCTGTTTACAGACAGAACAGCCTTTACCTGCACAGATAACACATTGAATGTCAACTTCTACACTCGGTTCTGTAAAGGGGAAAAAACTGGGTCGAAAGCGAACTTTAGTCTCCGCACCGAACATTCGATGACAAAAGTGGGTAAGAACTCCTTTCAAGTGGGCAAAGCTGACCCCTTCATCAACCAGAAGTCCCTCCACCTGATGGAACATCGGCGAATGAGAAGCATCGACTGCATCTCGGCGGTAGCATTTGCCAGGGGCAATAATAGCTAAAGGAGGAGATTGCTTCTCCATAACCCGAATTTGAACTGGGGAAGTATGAGTGCGTAAAAGCACCCCTTCCTTTATATAAAGTGTGCTCCACATATCTCTTGCGGGATGGTGTAAATCCATGTTGAGAGCTTCGAAATTGTAATACTCTGTCTCCACTTCCGGACCGTCCACAATGCAAAATCCTAAAGAGACAAATATATTTTTAATCTCATCCAGGATTAAAGTAATCGGATGCTTTTTCCCTAAACTGAATTTTTTACCAGGCAACGTAATATCAATTGCTTCTTTCTCCTCTTTTACCTCTTCTTTCTTGAGTTCTATCTCCTTTTTCTTTTTGTTCCATTCACTAAACGCATCATTTCTAACCCGGTTGGCAAGTTCCCCGGCTTTCGGTCTCTGTTCGGCCGGTAGGCTGCTAATGGTCTTAAAAATCTCTATAAGTAGACCTTTTCTTCCCAGGTACTTAATCCTCAGTTTCTCTAACTCTTCGGGAGTAGTTATCCTGGCAATCTCTTGCCTAAATAATTTTCTTAACTCTTCTATTCTGTCTGCCATTTCTATCTCTTGCATCACTTCCCCACTATTTTTTCCAGATGTTTGCTCGCCAGTTGATGACCGGGATTGAGCTCCAGCGCTTTCGTATACATCCGGCTGGCTTCATCGGGTAAATTCTTACTTTCGTATACAACACCTAAGTTATAGTAAATTTCTGCATTCTTCTCGTCAATTTTAGATGCTTCTTTGAATTTCTCAATTGCTTCATTATATTTCTCGTTCAGAAAATAGAACTTACCCAATTCAATAAGTTTTTCTGCTTTTTCTTTTCGGTCTTTTATCTTGGCAATCTTTGCCTCAAGGTTATTAAAATCTCTCTTTTCCTCTCGAACCATCTCAGATTATCCTCCTCCCGAAGAGTCCGGAAATCTAACTCTTTTTCTTATAACTTTCTCAGTTTATCTATGTTTTTATTATCCCCCAGAACCACCAGAATATCGCCATCGGCAACTTCTTCCTCTGCTCCTGGAGTAATCAGAATCTCTTCTTTAAAATCGGACTCCCCTGTATCGGTCAAACAAGGAAGTTTCCTCTTAATGGCAATTATATCTACTCCATGTTTTGCCCGTACATCAATCTCTTTCAGGCTCCTTCCGATAAAACTTTTTGGAGCACGAACTTCCAGAATACTATATTCTGGAGATAAAGATATGTGTTCCAGAATGTCCGGGGCAGCAAGGTTCTCTGCAACTCTAACTCCCATATCTCTCTCAGGGAAAACCACACGCGTTGCCCCAACCTTGCGCAGCACAGTTCCATGAGAAGGAGAGACAGCTTTAGCCACAATAGTTTTAATCCCTAACTCTTTCATCAGGAGAGTTGTCAGAATGCTTGCTTCCATATTTTCCCCAGTAGAGACAATCGCTATATCCATTTTGTCCACACCCAGGGCACGCAGAGCCTTCTCATCGGTTGCATCGGCCTGCACTGCTTGTGTAACGATGTCAGATATCCCTTTAACTTTCTCTTCACCTTCGTCAATCGCCAGAACCTCACAGCCTCTTTCTGCAAGAGCCTTAGCTACAGAGGCTCCGAAAATCCCCAAACCAAGCACAACACATTGTTTCATCTTGTTCAACCTCCTTACCCCACCAGTACCCTTTTTTCTGGATAGCGAAACCTCAGGTCTTTCACTTCACTCATCATCGCCACTCCAATGGTAAGAGGTCCCAACCTTCCCACAAACATAGTAACAATCAACAATGTCTTGCCCAGACTGGAAAGTCCACTGGTAATTCCTGTGGACAACCCTACTGTGCCGAAAGCAGACATAGTCTCAAAAAAGGCCCTGATGAAGCTATAACTTTCGCTACTGGTAATAATCACAGTGATAATAACAATAAAAAATATTGATAAGAAACCAACCACAAAAGACTTATTAATAACCTCCCCTGAAATGCGACGTTTGAAAAGCGTAACATCCTTTTTTCCTTTCAGAGTAGCCCATACCGTAGCCAGCATAACTCCAAAAGTAGTAGTCTTAATCCCTCCGCCAGTGCCTCCAGGTGAAGCACCGATGAACATTAAAATAATGGTAAGAAATAAACTTCCCTGCATCATTCCCCCGACATTGACCACACTAAACCCCGCTGTGCGCGGTGTCATTGTTTGAAACAGAGAGGCCATAATTTTCTCTCTTCCTGACAATCCCCCCAGTGTCAAAGGATTTTTATATTCCAAGAGAAAGAAGCCAACTCCTCCCAAAACAATCAAGGTCAATGTAATGGATAAGACCATTTTTGTGTGCACTGAAAATTGGGGAAACTTACGATGCCTCAAATAATAGAGGTCGCTGACCACAACATATCCCAGTCCTCCGATGAAGAACAAAGACAGAACAGTCAGACAAATAACCATATCTCCCCGAAACCCTATCAAACTGTCGCTAAACAGGGAAAAACCTGCGTTGCAAAATGCTGAAACAGCGTGAAATATTCCCAGATATATTGCTCTGGAAACAGGGTATTGTCCCATCCAGCGTAAACTCAAAATCACCGCCCCAATAACTTCCAGGACAAGGGTTATCTTTAGAACATGTTTTGCAAACTGAACCACAC
This DNA window, taken from bacterium, encodes the following:
- a CDS encoding TrkH family potassium uptake protein, which translates into the protein MAKNQSLSPPQIVVLGFLIVILIGTILLSLPQATASGKSQPLVDALFTATSAVCVTGLIVHDTGGYFSLFGQIVILLLIQIGGLGYMTMATFLLLLIGKTITLKERLIMQESMPQFSLGGVVQFAKHVLKITLVLEVIGAVILSLRWMGQYPVSRAIYLGIFHAVSAFCNAGFSLFSDSLIGFRGDMVICLTVLSLFFIGGLGYVVVSDLYYLRHRKFPQFSVHTKMVLSITLTLIVLGGVGFFLLEYKNPLTLGGLSGREKIMASLFQTMTPRTAGFSVVNVGGMMQGSLFLTIILMFIGASPGGTGGGIKTTTFGVMLATVWATLKGKKDVTLFKRRISGEVINKSFVVGFLSIFFIVIITVIITSSESYSFIRAFFETMSAFGTVGLSTGITSGLSSLGKTLLIVTMFVGRLGPLTIGVAMMSEVKDLRFRYPEKRVLVG
- the pheS gene encoding phenylalanine--tRNA ligase subunit alpha, which produces MADRIEELRKLFRQEIARITTPEELEKLRIKYLGRKGLLIEIFKTISSLPAEQRPKAGELANRVRNDAFSEWNKKKKEIELKKEEVKEEKEAIDITLPGKKFSLGKKHPITLILDEIKNIFVSLGFCIVDGPEVETEYYNFEALNMDLHHPARDMWSTLYIKEGVLLRTHTSPVQIRVMEKQSPPLAIIAPGKCYRRDAVDASHSPMFHQVEGLLVDEGVSFAHLKGVLTHFCHRMFGAETKVRFRPSFFPFTEPSVEVDIQCVICAGKGCSVCKQSGWLEILGAGMVNPRVFEFVKYDTKKYTGFAFGMGVERIAMLRYGIDDMRLFFENDRRFLKQF
- a CDS encoding tetratricopeptide repeat protein; amino-acid sequence: MVREEKRDFNNLEAKIAKIKDRKEKAEKLIELGKFYFLNEKYNEAIEKFKEASKIDEKNAEIYYNLGVVYESKNLPDEASRMYTKALELNPGHQLASKHLEKIVGK
- a CDS encoding NADP-dependent malic enzyme; protein product: MVDEKELLAKASQPAKEAMRLHPFYRGKIKIVAKCCVRNFDDFAIWYTPGVAAPCKAIHKDKNLVYTYTNKWNTVAVISDGTRVLGLGDIGPEAALPVMEGKALLFKYLGGVDAFPLCLDTKDMEEFIHTVKLLQPSFGGINLEDIAQPKCFEILRRLRKECEIPVWHDDQQGTAAVTLAGLINSLKIVGKKIEKVKIAMVGAGAANISTARMIIAYGANPENIIMCDSKGALHKNRKELKKTHREKWEFCQKTNIEGRTGYIPEVMEGMDVLIALSKSGPGVVKKEWVAKMAKDPIVFACANPIPEIWPWEAKEAGARVIATGRSDFPNQVNNSLGFPGIFRGTLDVQAQTITDEMCIAAAKELAKCAEERGLNEEYVIPSMEEREVFPREAVAVGMEAIRQGIARVKLSKEELYKRASEIIRVAREETESLMKEGFIPLPQEK
- a CDS encoding TrkA family potassium uptake protein; translated protein: MKQCVVLGLGIFGASVAKALAERGCEVLAIDEGEEKVKGISDIVTQAVQADATDEKALRALGVDKMDIAIVSTGENMEASILTTLLMKELGIKTIVAKAVSPSHGTVLRKVGATRVVFPERDMGVRVAENLAAPDILEHISLSPEYSILEVRAPKSFIGRSLKEIDVRAKHGVDIIAIKRKLPCLTDTGESDFKEEILITPGAEEEVADGDILVVLGDNKNIDKLRKL